A segment of the Anomalospiza imberbis isolate Cuckoo-Finch-1a 21T00152 chromosome 16, ASM3175350v1, whole genome shotgun sequence genome:
GGGTCCCAGCTGAGGATGAGGAGTTGAGGGACAGCACCTGAGCTcaacccccaccccaaaactgccacCCACCGAGCTGGGCTCCTGCTCCTCATTGTGTCCTACCAGTTCTCATTGTTGATCTGGTCCCCAAACCCTGGTGTGTCAGTCACCGTCAGCTTCATCTTCACCCCTTTCTCCTCGATGACTGTGGGGCAGAGAGGTGGGTCGGGGGGAAGAAACATtggggaaaagcagcacacCAGGCGTGGGGGATGTTTTGAGGCTGTGAACGCAGCTTCAGGCCCCCAGCCCGGTCCCCTGCTTCTCCCAAGGTCTGGTGGGACACGACCCCGTGGTGGTGACCTTACCGTGGGTGATGGACTGGAGTTGCACTGTTTTGGGAATGCGTTCCTCCTGGCCGGGCTGTGAGGATTTGCGGCTCACCTTGGACTTGAAGAGGGTGTTCACCATCGTGGACTTCCCCAGCCCACTCtgccctgaggggacacgggcagCTCTGGTTTGTCCCTCAGGGCAGTAACATCTTGATATCCACTTGGGAGTAACCCAGAGTTTGGGATAACTCCGGTTTATCCCCATACAAATTTCTTCCCCAAGGCAATAACCCCTTGGTATCCACTTGGGAGCATCCCAGAGGTTGGGATAGTCCATTTTATCCCAGGAACAAATTTGTTCCCCAAGGTCATAACCCCTGGTACACATCTGGGAGCAACCCAGATTGGGCTAGTCTGGTTTATCTTCCAAACAAATTTATTCCCCAAGGTGACAGCCCCTCAACATCCATTTGGGAGCATCTCAGAGGCTGGGATGAGCTCACCTATCAGCATTACTATGCTATGTGGTATGGGATATTACTACTTCTCAACTGTTTGCTACTTAGATCAGTTAAAATAACTTAAATTTCCttaaaattccttaaaatcATTATTTCCCCTGGCATGGTGGAATCGGAGCCAGTATTCCCACCCTACCCAGCAGCAAACCCCACGCCCAGGGCTCACCCACAACCATGATGTTGAACTCAAAGCCTGTCTTCATGGTTTTGATTTTCATCTGGTCGAGCACAGCTTCGATTCCCACGTATCCAAAGAGCTGGCAGCCCACGGGGCCGGGCGCCATGGAGAGGGGCACcgccccctccttctcctcctcctcctcctcctcctcctcctccggcacGGCCGGCGGCTCCATGCTGCGCTCCTCGGGctccaggctgctccctgcACCGCGGGGTGGGCAAAGGCGGTGAGCCTGGACCCCTGGGTGCCCACCCCTCGGTGCCCACCCCTGCGCCGGCAGCGTTGCCCCAGCAGCGGCCGTGCCGGCGGGCACGCAGCCCCGGCACATTCCTGGGAGCCGGTGAGGCTCGGCATGGCAACAGGGGCACGCCacccccccgccgcgccggaGGGTCCCAGGAGGTGCCAGGGGCATCTTTGGGGTGGTCGTGCCACCGGACCCCACCATGCCACCGGTTGCCCTGCGATCATCGGGCACCGCGGCCACGGCCAGCACCTTTTGCCCAGCCCACGCGGTCACCCGCGCCAGGCGACACCGCTCCGGCCCCGGCACACGCGGGGGGCTCCGGCGCCAGGGCAGGACGCGCCACCCCACAGCGCACCCTCACTGTACCCAGGCACtgggcgctgctgggcgggggCACCGGGGGTGCAGCGCAATCACCGGCACAACCCCGAGCCCCAAGGGACACGTGGGGTTTGCCGGGGGGACGGTGTCCGGAGCGTGCCCCACACCGAGGGCCACCGGAGCCCCGTGCCCGCCCCAGCCCTTTGTGCGGCAGCCCCAaatccctttcttccttctcctcctccacctcctcctgcttcccagcaCGGCCATTGTTCGGGTCCTACCTCGGCGCCGCGGTGCCCTCGCTCAGCGCCCCGCTACGgccgggggggtccccggggcgcCATCCGCATCCCCATCCCCGGCGGCGCCGCagcccggccccttccctccgCCAGCTCCCGGCTGGCACCAACCCGGCTCCGCCGAGGCTGCGGCTCCCACGCATGACCAGCATGGCAATACccgccccctgcagccccctccccaccacagCCAGGCCCCTGCGCCCAGTTTGCCGATGGACTGGTGGGTGGGGAGGGCTGTGCCAACCCGGCTGTGCCCACCCGGCTGTGCCCACCCAGCACATAGCACTGCTTGGCCTCCCAGCCGGGCCAGCAAGGATGGGGACCCCTCCCGTGGCACAGGACACCCCCACCCCTCACTTTGTCCCCCATCACCCCCGTGAGCGGCTGCCGTGGCACCGAGTGGGAGTGGGTGTTTGGCCGTGGGTACGATCCGCACGGGCACCGGGGACCACCCGGCACTGTgccccccaccctccccagcagcacctgTGCCCGGCCCTGGCACGGTGGGGTAGGACAAGGGGTGGTGGCCCTGCCACCCGCCCCACTGCCGCAGAGCCCCACGGCGCTTGCGTCCCCCCACGCCGCAGCCTCCTCCGTATGTGCCAGCCGGCGCTTGGCACCGGCGAGGCTGGAGCGGCAGCTTGCGATGGCCCAGGCTGTGAGGGACCTGCTGAGACCGTGTCCGTGTGCCACGCAGCCAGGGGACAAGGGGCAtgtgggcaggagctggcctgAGCCAGCCCGGGGCGCCAGGAGATGATGGAGCTGAACACCCCCATTGCCATGGCAACGGCATCCCGGCGTGGGAGCCACCCAGCACCCTGTGCCCACTCGGTGCCAGAGTAATGGCAGGCTTGGGGACAGCAGTGTCGCATGTCCCAGCTGCCCCTGCGCCCCCTGGGTCGGGATGTTCCTCGGAAGTGGTGAAACAGCCGCGGATTTCCTGGTGACAGCGGTGACACCcggctgggggggctgggggagggcagGATGCTCACTCTGGCGGGGATCCACCCACCCGGCACCGTCCTTGCCAACAGGGTGTTCCACAGGCTGGCAGCGACGTGGGGTGGGAGGTCCCCATCAGGGAGAGGACCCCGACAACTACTGCAGCCCACCTCCCTGGGAGACACCGGCCCCCGTGCCCCGTGCCTGGCCCCCCTTCCCAGTCCCTGCCAGCCTTGGCAGTTGCCGGGACAGATCCAGAACCTAGTGGTGCAGCCGCTGGAGCCATccagggtggctgggcactgcaggCAGGGGGCAGGTGGGATATCCAGGGCGGCTGGAGGCAGGGATCAGGTGGGATTTGGTGCTTGCaccccccagctccctggggaGGTCTACAGGGTGCAGCCCCCACAGAGGGGCTCAGCCACTGCCCTGCGCCCTGTCAGGGGCAACACCAAGGAGACACCCACAGCCAGAGGGCACGTccggggtgacactgggtgctGCACCCTCCGCTGCCTCCTCCACGGGTCCAGagccccccgtgtccctgccaTCACTGCCAAAAAACCCTGCTGGTAATGGCCAGCAGCCGGGTGGCCACGTGGAAGCTCTCTGGCATCCCCACGGAGCTCCGGGGCAAATGGCTCctgcagccagacctgttccaggACTAATCATGGATGCTCTTATTTTCCAGACAGGGACAAGTAATCCCGGGTCCGTGGTCTCCTCCATGGATTTAATTACCGATGCAGGGTTAATTGGCCagttccctgggaagcctgtaATAAAGCTTCAAGGGTGGAGGGTGCTGGGAGAAGatgagctgggacaggagctcccTGTCCGGCTGCTCACCACTGCTCCAAACCGAGCAGCTGGGCACTGGATGGGGAGAGCCTGGCTCTGGGCCCAGCACAAGGGAGCTGACCCCTCTGGCAAAGggatggaggttttggggatGCACCCACTGCCCCGGTCACACCACAGCTCTACCTTCCCAGCTGATCTGACCCAGAAACACCAGTGCCTCTCCCAGTGCCAAACACGACCTAAGGGGACAGTGGTGACAGTCCCCGTCTGTAGGCAGACTCGGAGCCAGCCTGTCCGTCTGGCCGTGGGAGCCACGGGAGGGACGAGGCTCGGGATGGCTGGGGACCGTCGGTGAGCAGAAGCAGAAGTGAACCATTGAGCAAAACCCTGTGCCTGCAgcgctgctggggacaggggacaagtCACCCAGCCCCGGTGGCAGCACCCTCTGCCCGCACGCCGCCCTGCCCGCTGCCACCACGCCATCCCTACCTGGGCGAGCCGGCCGGAGCCGGGGCTGCTGCCGCCGAGAGCTGGTCACCGGGGCCAAATGGCTCCTGGGGTGCAAGGCAGAGGGCGGCTGCTGCCCACGGCTCCTCCtccgctcctcctcctcctcgccccGGGCCCTGCGTGGGCGACCCGGCGTGGAAGTGAAATGCGGCGGCCGGCGGCTCTCTCGGAGCTTCCTCCTGCGGGGTGTGGGACCCACCGCGCCACGGTGCCCCGAGGCCACCCATGGGTGTCAGCGGCTGGGGGCCGGGGTGGCCTCCCGGGAAAGGAAACAGCACGTTCCCACCTCTTCCTGGCAGAGAAACTGCTGTGCCCGAGCAGTGTCTGCCAGCCCCCTGCCAGTCCCGGGCCATCTGCAGGGCAGCCGGTGCCACCCGCTGCCCGCTGGCTCCTGCCCcacccccagcctgggcacaccGTGCTCAGCTGCCGGCCACCAACACGGCTCTGTCCTGAGCACTGTCCCCTCATCACCCCGGCTCCATCCCGAGCTCCGTGTCCCCATTTCCCTGTCACCCCAGCTTGCTCTTGAGCACAgtgtccctgtcacagccctgagcacagtCCCTTGTCTTCCTGTGGCCCTGGTTTGGCCCCAAGCACCATGTCCCCATgaccccagctctgctctgagcacaACTGCATCACCGCAGCTTGGTCCTGAGCAccgtgtccctgtcacagcccTGAACACTGTCCCTTGTCTTCCCGTGACCACGGCTTGGCCCCAGGTacggtgtccccatgtccctgtcaccttGGCACCGCCCCAGCTGCTGTCCCTTTGTGTCCCCATCACTCCTGACTCAGCCCTGAACACCACATCCTTGTCCCCATCACCTGTCTCAGCCCTGAGCactgtccctcagtgtccccatcaCTTCGCTCAGCCTCGGGCTCTGtttccccgtgtccccatgacCCCGGCCGTCCCCAGCGCCATCCCTGGCCCGGGAagccagggcagcggggcagccgGGCTGGCTGGGCAGCACGGCCACGGGCATTGCTGGGGATGATTCACCGCGGCCCGGAGCAGATGTATGGATGCCTTCGCCGCGTCAGTACTTAGGGCCCGGCCACGGCGGCTCCGCGACAGCCCAGCGAGACGGGCAAAGAGCCCCAAGCACCCAACCAGGGAGCAGCGGCGGTGGCGGCCGGCTCCCGGCCACCCCGGTGCCCTCCGGCCCTCCTGGAGCAGCCGCTGGGAAGGGGGACACTTGGCTACCCCCTCCCTTTGCACAGGCTTGGCAGCGCCCACGCCGGCACGGCGGGAGCCGAGGGCACAGCCGTGCCGGGAGCCGGGCACCGCTCCCCGCGGCGCTGGGCGCACGCCGAGCACGCCCCGGCGCACCTTGGCCCCCCGCCACCTCCCGCGCCCCACGGGGAGGGAGGAACAGGATCCAGCCCCGTGCCAAGCGAGGAGGGGCGAGAGGGGAAGAAAGCGCTGGACGCGGGACAAGATCGCGGCGATAGGCGGCACGCGCGGGGCCGGCGCGATGGGGCACATGTGTCCCGACCTGTCTCCCCGCGCCGGGAAAGGCAATTAGCGCCGGGGCGGTGCGGGCGGCTCGCCAGGCACCGCGGGGACGGGCGGGCCGGGAGCGCTGCCAGCTCCGCGCTCGGCTCCGCGCCTTCGGCCCCCCCACAGCCAGCGCGCCCCGCGGGCCCCGGCACGGGGGAGCGGCGAGCTGGCGGGGCGCCTGTCCCCAAAGTCACTGTCACTCCACGCTCTTCCCGGCATCAGCTCATGCGGGGTTTTGGCAGCGCCGCGCCCGCCGAGGGGGGCCCGACGGAGAGAGGGACGGGGACAAGAACAAGTCCTACCGTGCTCTGGCGTCACCGCTGCCCCGCTGCCGTCCGCAGCCTCGCCGGGAGCCGCTGCCACCACGCAGGGTCCCCGCGGTGCCATCATCCCCGCGCTGGGGAGAATCCCCCCGGCTCCGCCGGGCGCTGTCGGGGTGCCCGGGGCCggcaccagcaccagccccCCGAGGAAGGCGGGCTGGGAGCTCACTTGCACCGTCTGCGGCTGCGACACCAGCCTGAAGGTGGCGGCCTGGGGGGCTGGCAGTGGTGGCAGCCCCTCGGCCCTCCCCTCAGCCGGCGCTGcctccccctgtccccagggctgagcaggggcCCGGCGGGACGGGATGGGGCTGGCGCTGAGGGCGACCCTCCGCTGCGGCCGGGACGCCGTGCGGTGAGCCGTGTCCCACCCCCCCGGCCCCTCGGGGGGCgcgggcagccccggggctgtCTCTGTGCCATCGTAtgggggcaggcaggaggaggaggatgagcaGGAAGGCTGGTGGGTGCGAGGCTGGGCTACAGAGCTCTGCGTGCCCCACGGCGTCCCCAGGCCCGGTTCCTCGGCGATGTGCAGGTCCAGCGCTGGCAGAGAGCCGTGGCTGGCGGCGGTCCCGAGGAGGGGATGATCCAGCTCCACCGGGAAGACGCTGCCGTGGGACGGGACCTTCTTCAAGCCGGGGCTGGCGGCCGGGGAGCTGCCCGGTGGCTGGGGGGGCCCGGTGGGTGCGGGGCTCTCCAGGCTGGAGGACGAGCTGCGCTGGCTCTCCCCGTCACTGCCCGGCCCCGTGGCCAAGGCCTGGCGGCTCTGGAAGGAGGCGGCGCGGGCGATGCCGGTGCCGGCGGCGCCGTTGGCTCGGCCGGTGGCCAGGCCGGTGCCGAGCCGGGTCCGCAGCACGGGACTGGGCGCCGGGCTGGGGCCGGTGCCGCTGCCCAGGCGGGGCGGGTGGCCCGGCTGCAGTGGCTGGTGGCTGTCACCGGTGCCTGAGGACAGCAAGGAGCCGGGCGCCTCGTCCCCATCTTCTGCCTCAAATGACTTCTTGAGCGCTGGGGACAGAAAGAGAGATGGCACCAGAGTGGTCCCCGATGGCACTcgtcccctccccagccccatgtATGTCCCCCCATCACCCAGAGGTGCCCCCTAATTTATGAGCCTGTCCCAGCGAGGACCCCGGCCCGGCGCCAGCTCCTCCCTAGCCCTGCGGCGCTGTCCCCGAGGGTTTTATCATTGTTCCCCGGTTGATCTGGCCGGTGCCGCCGGCTCCCCTCGCAGCACACTGCCCGCTTTATTCCCCCTGAAAGGGATCCGGCCGAGTAACCGGATCCCCGCCTGACCCTCTCCCCCTGCACCCGTCGGGGCAGCCGGGAAGGATTCCTGGCCTTTCCCGGGCCTTAACCCCGGAGCCCACTGATGGCAGGGGGGCCAGCGCCATGGCCACGCTTGGGGACCGTCACATCCCGttctggtggctgctgctgcgccTCCCACGCGGCTTCACAGCGGCCACGAGCCCACGGCACAGCCCTGGGTGCCAACGTGCCCCCACACGGGCCCCTTGGCTCCCCAGGGCTACCGCAGCGCTGAGCCCGGTGCAAAGCTCCTGCTGGCCCCCGCTCCGGGCGCCTGGCACAGGACGTGGGACCGACCCCGTGGGGGTGACCCTCGTGAAGCCCCCACGGTGCAGCCGCCCCCTCgttcctcccagccccacaggaggctccccaggagctgctgcccgcGCTGCCCGAGGGGCTCCGCACGGTGCCGGCAGCCGGGTCCcgggggcagcgcggggggCCCAGGTTCCCCCCGGAGCTTCTCCCGCCCTCGCTGCCGAGCTCCGAGAGGCTGCTTCCCCCCGGGGGCTCCGTGGGGGCGGCCCACGCTGCGCCCCTGCATCCTCTCCGTGTCAGCGCGTGTGCCAGCCTGTCCCGGCACCCCACCCGCTGGCACAAGCCCGccctcaccctcctcttcctcagccgCGGTGCCCGGGACAGCGGGGTGCTGAGGGtccgtccctgtcccctcccctggtgcccccgtgcccggggcagggcaggggtcaGAGGCCGGGGTGTGGCGCTGCCGATCACAGCTCTCCCCAGGGCAGGTAATTCTGCGGCcgctgcagccctgccccaccggccgggctgccgggggCCACGGGGTCACGGGGCCGGCGACCCCCTCTCCACATCCATATCTCTGCTTTGTTACGGCCAAAAATGCCTCCTTTTACCCCAAACCTGCCTCTGGTCCCTGACCCAGCCTCATCCAGACTCCAGATGGTGTCCGGAGTGATGGGCAGGGGGGAGCAACGAGGGGATGAGGGGCATGGTGGGGGTGGCAGCAGAGGGCGAAGGGGGAGTGGCAGGAGGCGAAGGGGGAGACGTTAAGATGGGGTGGCAGGAGGTTTAGAGGGGTGGCAGGGTGCTCGGGGCATGGTGGGAGGTAAAGGAATGGTGGCAGAAGGTTCAGCGGGGGCTTGGGGGGGATGGCGGGGGGATGTGGGGGTTTGGCGGGGATTGAGGGGTGTCAGCCGGCAGCGGCGGGGTTAAGGTGCCCGGGGTAGGTGCACACATTCCTCCCCGGcgagggcagcagcagccccggggtCGGGTTTCGCctcccgcccccggcccggccccggcccccccccgcagcccccggcccgcgGGTAGAGCGCGCACACGCGGGGAGCGCGCACGGGGACACCGTGAGCTCGGGGGGGTCCCACAccttccccccctccctccaGCCTCGGTCGCCCCCCTTGCCCACCCCACAACCGCGCCCCCCGAGAGCACCCCTGCATCCCCCGGGCTGGGGGGCAGAGCAGCCCCCCACGACGCCCAGTCCTGGGGGTCACCCGTGTCCCCACGATGCGCAGCCCCCCACGATGTGCAGCCCCCGGGGGCATCGCCCCCCCGTCCCCAGTACCCAGCCCCCGGAGGGCAGCGCAGCCCCCTACGACGCTGAGACCTcggggagcccccaggccccccAAGATGCCCAGCCCAGCATCCCTCCCCCCACAATCGCAGCTCCCCGAGGGGAGCGCAGCCCCCACCACGCTCAGGCCACCCCAAgatccccagcccagcagccgcAAAACCCCCGGACCGAAATCCAGCGCCCGGTGCCccccccttggggacaccccagccCCCACAAAAAGCCCCGCCAGCAGCATCGCCCCCAAAATCAGCCTCCGGGCGGGGGGAGGGCAGCCCcccatgatgctcagcccttGGGGGGCACCCCCGCCTCCCAAGACGCCCAGGCAGCAGCGTTCTCCccccggggccatcccccgtTCCTCCCACGGCACCCAGCCCCGGGggggccccgcggccccggccgcACCTTCGAAGTCGGAGAGGATCCCGTCCAGGTGGTCCTTGACCGAGAGCCGGGCCatggcggggcggggggcgccggggCTGCCGCCCACCCGGGACCCCCGCATGCGGAGGGGGCAGCGCAGCCGAGCCCACCGAGCCCCGGGACGGGACGGGCCGGCGCCGGCTGCCCTCGgcgggaggggaaggaggaggggaccggccgggggaggggaggggaaagggaggggagggggaggtcCTGCCtgcgcccccgccccggcccgagacccccccctccttccccgggccggcccccgcagctccgccggccccgccgcgcccgccccaTCCCGGGGCgctgggatgctgcagccccaggctgggggtCCCGGGCAGGCTGGGGGTCCCGGAGAGAGTCGGGGGAAGTTTCTGGCCAGGCTGCAGGGCTCCCAGGAAGGCTGGGGTGTCCCGGCGGGCTGGAGGATagcgggcagggctggaggtcccGGAGAAGTGGGGAGGGagcctggccaggctgggggtCCCAGGCAGGCTGGGGTGCCCTGCCAGGCTCCAGCGGCAGGGGATTTCAAGCGGCTTCTCCTCCCCAGGTTCTGCATCACCCAGGAATTTCCAGCTTGGAGCAAGAGGAGGAAAATGGTCTGGAACAGGCAGGGCTGCTGTCGCTGTCTCCCGGCTGGGTGTGGGGTCTTTGCTGGGGTGTCACCACCCTCCGGTgtgtccctgccaggggctgggtCCCATGCTGGAGcgcctgcagcatccctggggacTGCGCTCCCTGCGGGCATCCCGGTGCTCTGCCCACGGCGGTCCCgcagggtggcactggcagCACCCCGGGGTCAGGGCTGCACTGGGGCTGCCCCCCaagcccagagctggggctcTCCTGCCCCCCAGCCCGGCTGCCAAGGGTtaaccccatcccagccccggcccggggTCGGCAGCagatggggaaggggaaggagctggaaatCCCTTCTGCACACAAGCaatcccttctcctcctgcagcagagccccgCGTGGGCTGGAGCACATTCCTGCCACGGCTGGGGCGCAGGGACACGGCCACGGAGCCCTGCtggatccagccctgctctggagaCACAGCGCGGGGACCAGGGCACGTGGCACATGATGGTGGTGGCCTTGGTCGTGGCCAGGCTTTGGGGGCGTTCAGAAGTGCCACTGGCCCATAGAACCACAGGATTGTTGTGGCTGGAAAAGTCCTGAGATCAACACGTCCAAatgtcccccagcactgccaaggccaccaagccatgtccccaagtgccacatccaaagTCTTTAAACCCCTCCAAGGTGGGGGGCAGTCCAtcagtgccctgggcagctgtgccagtgcctgaccacccttcccatgaaggaattttcccagtatccaacctaaacctcccctggcacagcttgaggccattccctctcaatctgtccccgttccctgggagcagagcccgacccccacctggctgtcccctcctgtcaggagctgtgcagaaccacaaggtcccccctgagcctccttttctccaggctgagcccctttcccagctccctcagctgctcctggtgctccagccccttcccagctctgttcccttctccTGACCCGCTCCAGCCCCTCCGTGTCCTTCCTGTCATGAGTGGTCCAGACCTGGCCCCAGGACTGGAGGTTTGTCACCGTGCCCAGCCCCCTGAGCTGGGTGGAAGGGccggagctgggctgggctgggggcagctctggagaTGTTCTGGAGGATGCAGACACCTTCAGAGCTTTAGGACTTTTCTGGAGCAGTTTTGAAAAGGCTGCAGAGGTTTTAAGCCATTGAGAGCCCTTTTCAGAGGAGGTGCAGAAGAGCTAGAGTGCTGTGGAGCAgctctgattatttttttatgagTTTTCGAGAAGCTTTGGAGCTGTTTTAGGGTTGCCTGTGCCCCTCTGATGTCGTTCAGAGGGGGTTTAGGGTAATTGCAAACTGTTTGAGTTTAGAGatgtttttgaaaattttaaccCTTTTGAGAGGCACATGAAGAAGGTCCAGAGGGGGTTCCGAGGGGTCCAGAGGGGTTTCAAGGGCCTTTTGGAGGCTCTTGGGGCACTCGAGGAGTTTCACAGCTGCACGGAGGAGGCTTGGAGAGCTTCAGAGCTGCCAGGAGACCTTTTCTATGATCCGTTTTGAGCTATTTCGAGGAGTTTTAGAAGAGTTTAGAGGGCTTCAAGTGCTACTTCGAGGCTGTTTGAGCATCTTGGTGCCTTTCAGGGCTGGTTGGAGGAGCACTAGAGCTGTTTGAGCAGTTCAAGTGCTTCAGTAATGGCCAGAGCTCTGTCCTTCCAGAGCCTGAGCTGCTCAAAGGAGATTTACAGCTCCTTGAAGCAACCCAGCACCACAGAAACACCCCCAGAGCTATTTATTTACCCCATTTCTAAAGCAGCTTCGACATGTTGGAGGTTGAGATTTCAGAGGAATTTTTACAAGGAAGTTTTAGTGGTGTTTAGGGAAATCTTTGGTGCACTCTAGAGCTGCTTGGAGGGTGTAGAGCAGTTGGGAATGCTACAGAGGTGATTTACAGATGCTCAGGGATGCTTTGGAGGTGCTCAGAGATGTTGCAGGGCAGCTCAGGGATGTTTTAGGCAGATCAGGGGTGGTTTAAGGGCAGCTCCGGGATGTTTCAGAGGCG
Coding sequences within it:
- the LOC137483445 gene encoding septin-9-like isoform X1, with amino-acid sequence MRGSRVGGSPGAPRPAMARLSVKDHLDGILSDFEALKKSFEAEDGDEAPGSLLSSGTGDSHQPLQPGHPPRLGSGTGPSPAPSPVLRTRLGTGLATGRANGAAGTGIARAASFQSRQALATGPGSDGESQRSSSSSLESPAPTGPPQPPGSSPAASPGLKKVPSHGSVFPVELDHPLLGTAASHGSLPALDLHIAEEPGLGTPWGTQSSVAQPRTHQPSCSSSSSCLPPYDGTETAPGLPAPPEGPGGWDTAHRTASRPQRRVALSASPIPSRRAPAQPWGQGEAAPAEGRAEGLPPLPAPQAATFRLVSQPQTVQVSSQPAFLGGLVLVPAPGTPTAPGGAGGILPSAGMMAPRGPCVVAAAPGEAADGSGAAVTPEHGSSLEPEERSMEPPAVPEEEEEEEEEEKEGAVPLSMAPGPVGCQLFGYVGIEAVLDQMKIKTMKTGFEFNIMVVGQSGLGKSTMVNTLFKSKVSRKSSQPGQEERIPKTVQLQSITHVIEEKGVKMKLTVTDTPGFGDQINNENCWDPIIKYINEQYERYLREEILITRKRKIPDTRVHGCVYFVPPTGHWLRPLDLEFMRRLSKIVNVVPVIAKADTLTLEERAEFKQRIQEDLKTHAISVYPQEDFDQDPEDRALNDRIREKIPFAVVGADQEHQVNGKRVLGRKTKWGIIEVENSAHCEFPLLRDLLIRSHLQDLKDITHNVHYESYRVRRLNESNRPGLSPLNGLPGKGEASSHL
- the LOC137483445 gene encoding neuronal-specific septin-3-like isoform X2 — its product is MPLVPWLRGTRTRSQQVPHSLGHRKLPLQPRRCQAPAGTYGGGCGVGGRKRRGALRQWGGWQGHHPLSYPTVPGPGTGSSLEPEERSMEPPAVPEEEEEEEEEEKEGAVPLSMAPGPVGCQLFGYVGIEAVLDQMKIKTMKTGFEFNIMVVGQSGLGKSTMVNTLFKSKVSRKSSQPGQEERIPKTVQLQSITHVIEEKGVKMKLTVTDTPGFGDQINNENCWDPIIKYINEQYERYLREEILITRKRKIPDTRVHGCVYFVPPTGHWLRPLDLEFMRRLSKIVNVVPVIAKADTLTLEERAEFKQRIQEDLKTHAISVYPQEDFDQDPEDRALNDRIREKIPFAVVGADQEHQVNGKRVLGRKTKWGIIEVENSAHCEFPLLRDLLIRSHLQDLKDITHNVHYESYRVRRLNESNRPGLSPLNGLPGKGEASSHL